In Granulicatella elegans, one genomic interval encodes:
- a CDS encoding PTS transporter subunit IIC: MDTNKTYSAKEFTMTVLNALALGVVVTLIPGAILGELTKALLPVFPQGQLIIQATQVANTMMGAIIGLMVGHFFKFTPIQSGAIALATVFAGGAPGFNPDVKGMVFSGTGDIITMGVTAALAAGFILWIGDKAKAYSIIVIPTVTLVVIGGIGRLSQPYIVKITALIGQGVEFLLTLQPIIMCMLIAMTFCILIVSPFTTVGISLAIGLSGIGSGAANLGICAAGFGLAVAGLKVNSVGTCIAHFIGSPKMSMANVIAKPKILLPMLCSSALLGVLATVFSIQGTPASAGFGFSGLVGPIYALNLMENGWTAGNILLVAIVFVVAPIIFNIIFIHVFEKVVQWIQPEDYKVTV, encoded by the coding sequence ATGGATACAAATAAAACTTATTCAGCAAAAGAGTTTACAATGACCGTATTAAATGCATTAGCATTAGGGGTAGTTGTAACTTTAATTCCTGGTGCGATTTTAGGTGAATTAACAAAAGCGTTATTACCAGTATTTCCACAAGGACAATTAATTATTCAAGCAACTCAAGTCGCTAATACGATGATGGGTGCTATTATTGGTTTAATGGTAGGACATTTCTTTAAATTTACTCCGATTCAATCAGGAGCCATTGCTTTAGCAACTGTTTTTGCAGGAGGTGCGCCAGGCTTTAATCCGGATGTTAAAGGTATGGTGTTCTCTGGTACTGGGGATATTATTACAATGGGAGTAACAGCAGCATTAGCAGCTGGATTTATTTTATGGATTGGAGATAAAGCAAAAGCTTATTCGATTATTGTGATTCCAACAGTTACATTAGTCGTTATTGGTGGGATTGGAAGACTTTCGCAACCATACATTGTTAAAATTACAGCATTAATTGGTCAAGGAGTGGAATTCTTATTAACCTTACAACCAATTATTATGTGTATGTTAATTGCGATGACTTTCTGTATTTTAATTGTGTCACCATTTACAACAGTAGGGATTAGCTTAGCAATTGGATTGTCAGGCATTGGTTCTGGTGCGGCGAACTTAGGAATCTGTGCGGCAGGTTTTGGTTTAGCAGTTGCAGGATTAAAAGTTAATTCAGTAGGAACTTGTATTGCACACTTTATTGGATCTCCTAAAATGTCAATGGCAAATGTGATTGCAAAACCTAAAATTTTATTGCCAATGTTATGTTCTTCAGCATTATTAGGTGTTTTAGCAACAGTCTTTTCCATTCAAGGAACTCCTGCTAGTGCCGGGTTTGGATTTAGTGGTTTAGTAGGTCCAATTTATGCTTTAAACTTAATGGAAAATGGATGGACAGCAGGAAATATTCTATTAGTAGCAATTGTTTTCGTAGTTGCACCAATTATTTTCAACATTATTTTTATCCATGTGTTCGAAAAAGTGGTACAATGGATTCAACCAGAAGATTATAAAGTAACGGTATAA
- a CDS encoding GNAT family N-acetyltransferase has protein sequence MEEIIIEENLKLIPYYPNQEIALKWYQDLDVCKQVDNIEALYTRDRLDAMYNYLSTNGECYYVQFNNTLVGDVSLYNGNELAIVISKEYQNQHIGRKCVQKMIQQANERGLKELIANIYSFNQQSRKMFESIGFKQVDEELYMYKL, from the coding sequence ATGGAAGAAATTATAATTGAAGAAAATCTAAAACTAATTCCATATTATCCAAATCAAGAAATTGCTTTGAAGTGGTATCAAGATTTAGATGTTTGCAAGCAAGTAGATAACATAGAGGCTCTCTATACTAGAGACAGGCTAGACGCGATGTATAATTATCTTTCGACAAACGGGGAATGTTATTATGTCCAATTTAATAATACTTTAGTTGGAGATGTTTCGCTTTATAATGGAAATGAACTAGCAATTGTGATTTCCAAGGAATATCAAAATCAGCATATTGGGCGGAAATGTGTTCAGAAAATGATACAACAAGCAAACGAAAGAGGTTTGAAAGAATTAATAGCAAATATATATTCATTTAATCAGCAAAGCAGAAAAATGTTTGAATCAATTGGATTTAAACAAGTAGATGAAGAACTATATATGTATAAACTTTGA
- a CDS encoding carbohydrate ABC transporter permease yields MKKVINYLLLALIVVLSIITIFPFIYMILTGLMTYAEATSLPPTLIPKSLQFQNYFEVFQRAPFLRYFANTLFVSLCTTTATVITSLLAAFALTSLEFKYKKVVTLVMVSLLMVPYESIIFTNYQTIAQLGLLDTYLALILPFLTSIFYIYYLNGYLRGIPSTFYKAAKIDGASDLEYIRRILVPMCKPALVTVGILTFIMSWNSFLWPLLATNTKYFRLLNNGLSAFTTESGSDVQLQMAAATLTVVPILIIYFVFRKEIIRGVAKNGIKG; encoded by the coding sequence ATGAAAAAAGTGATCAATTATTTATTATTAGCACTGATTGTGGTTTTATCAATCATTACGATATTTCCATTTATTTATATGATTTTAACAGGGTTAATGACTTATGCAGAAGCAACAAGTTTGCCACCTACATTAATTCCTAAATCATTACAATTCCAAAACTATTTTGAAGTATTCCAAAGAGCACCGTTCTTACGTTACTTTGCCAATACATTATTTGTATCATTATGTACAACTACTGCAACGGTTATTACTTCATTACTAGCAGCATTTGCATTAACAAGTTTAGAATTTAAATATAAAAAAGTTGTGACATTAGTGATGGTTTCATTATTAATGGTTCCTTATGAATCCATTATCTTTACAAATTATCAGACCATTGCACAATTAGGATTATTAGATACTTATTTAGCATTAATCCTTCCATTTTTAACAAGTATTTTCTATATTTACTATTTAAATGGTTATCTTCGTGGAATTCCAAGTACATTCTACAAAGCAGCTAAAATTGATGGCGCATCTGATTTAGAATATATTCGTCGAATTTTAGTGCCAATGTGTAAGCCAGCGCTTGTAACAGTTGGGATTTTAACATTCATTATGAGCTGGAATTCATTCCTATGGCCATTGCTTGCAACAAATACTAAATACTTCCGTCTATTAAACAACGGATTGTCTGCCTTCACGACTGAAAGTGGTAGTGATGTGCAATTACAAATGGCTGCCGCAACATTGACAGTAGTTCCTATTTTGATTATCTATTTTGTATTTAGAAAAGAAATTATTAGAGGGGTTGCTAAGAATGGTATCAAAGGATAA
- a CDS encoding extracellular solute-binding protein: MKFKSLVKATLATTSVLVLGACGNTASNSQKETKADIQTEVKEETKITFWHALNGKLEETLTKLTEEFMAKNPNVKIELQNQSSYKELQAKINSTLTSPKDLPTITQAYPGWLWNAADQDQLVDLKPYLENSTIGIKDDAAIRSELLKGAQINGVQYGIPFNKSTEVLFYNADLFKEYGVKVPTTLDELKEAAKTIYEKSNHQIVGAGFDSLNNYYSTGMVNKGVQFNKELDITSKESKEVVSYYAEGIKEGYFRIAGSDKFLSGPFSNKQVAMYVGSTAGESFVAKGAKEAGYEYGVAPRPEKVNIQQGTDIYMFQSASEEQRTAAYLFLKFLASPESQLTWAQATGYIPVVSKVLESAEYKNSNSKVPAAIAEGKKELFSIPVIENADSAYAEITKIQEKVYSDVNGSSVDKVLEASKAEFQSVWNQ, translated from the coding sequence ATGAAATTCAAATCTTTAGTAAAAGCGACACTTGCGACAACATCAGTTTTAGTTTTAGGAGCTTGCGGCAATACTGCTTCAAACTCACAAAAAGAAACTAAAGCAGACATTCAAACAGAAGTAAAAGAGGAAACGAAAATTACTTTCTGGCATGCCTTAAATGGTAAATTAGAGGAAACTCTAACGAAATTAACTGAGGAGTTCATGGCTAAAAATCCTAATGTGAAAATTGAGTTACAAAACCAATCTTCATATAAAGAATTACAAGCTAAAATTAACTCTACATTAACTTCGCCAAAAGATTTACCAACAATTACTCAAGCATACCCAGGATGGTTATGGAATGCTGCAGATCAAGATCAATTAGTTGATTTAAAACCTTACTTAGAAAACTCAACTATTGGTATCAAAGATGATGCTGCGATTCGTTCAGAATTATTAAAAGGTGCGCAAATCAATGGTGTACAATATGGTATTCCATTTAACAAATCAACAGAAGTATTGTTCTACAATGCTGATTTATTTAAAGAATATGGAGTTAAAGTACCAACTACTTTAGATGAATTAAAAGAAGCAGCTAAAACAATTTATGAAAAATCAAATCATCAAATTGTAGGTGCTGGCTTTGACTCATTAAACAACTACTATTCAACAGGTATGGTAAACAAAGGTGTTCAATTCAATAAAGAATTAGATATTACAAGTAAAGAATCAAAAGAAGTTGTTTCTTACTACGCAGAAGGTATTAAAGAAGGTTACTTCCGTATTGCTGGATCAGATAAGTTCTTATCAGGACCTTTCTCAAATAAACAAGTTGCAATGTATGTAGGTTCAACTGCGGGTGAGTCATTTGTTGCTAAAGGTGCTAAAGAAGCTGGATATGAATATGGCGTAGCTCCACGTCCTGAGAAAGTTAACATCCAACAAGGTACTGATATTTACATGTTCCAAAGTGCTTCTGAAGAACAACGTACTGCAGCTTACTTATTCTTAAAATTCTTAGCTTCTCCTGAGTCTCAATTAACTTGGGCACAAGCTACAGGATATATTCCAGTAGTTTCTAAAGTATTAGAAAGTGCAGAATACAAAAATTCTAACTCTAAAGTTCCAGCAGCAATCGCTGAAGGTAAAAAAGAATTATTCTCAATTCCTGTCATTGAAAATGCTGACTCTGCATATGCAGAAATCACTAAGATTCAAGAAAAAGTTTATAGTGATGTAAATGGTTCAAGTGTTGATAAAGTTTTAGAAGCTTCTAAAGCTGAATTCCAATCAGTTTGGAACCAATAG
- a CDS encoding MBL fold metallo-hydrolase — protein MVSKDKTVVTFHSGILTIGGTVIEVSYGNSHIFFDFGTEFRPELDLPDEQLQTLIQYGIIPKLNHVYDPRLGYEYDGEETGEYENTAVFLSHAHLDHSRMINYLDPAIPLYTLKETKMILNSLNRNGDFLLPTPFEKSPFTREMIGLEPNAIVTVGDITIEVVPVDHDAYGASALLIRTPDHFITYTGDLRLHGYIPEATVEFCNKAKHTQMLMMEGVTISFPERPVDPTEIKPSNELEVIEKVVQFQQENPNRPIAFNGYPANVERFAKIVEQSPRTVVLEAHMAALLQEVFGIHAHFYYSNGAKRIPKLNHDLEVSYQTLIEDQEEYFWQVVDNFDKLQEGTLYLHCDAQPLGDFDPNYQVFLDLLAKHHIEFVKIACSGHAKPADLDRIIAMIEPKLLVPIHTLKPELLVNPYGERILPHRGEKIVL, from the coding sequence ATGGTATCAAAGGATAAAACAGTTGTGACATTCCATAGCGGAATTCTAACAATTGGCGGAACCGTCATTGAAGTTAGTTATGGAAATTCTCATATTTTCTTTGACTTCGGGACAGAGTTTCGTCCAGAATTAGATTTGCCAGATGAACAGTTACAAACATTGATTCAATATGGGATTATCCCAAAATTAAATCATGTTTATGATCCACGTTTGGGATATGAGTACGATGGAGAAGAAACCGGAGAGTATGAAAATACAGCGGTATTTTTATCACATGCTCATCTTGATCATTCAAGAATGATTAACTATTTAGATCCGGCTATTCCATTGTATACTTTAAAAGAAACAAAAATGATTTTGAATAGTTTGAATCGTAATGGAGATTTTTTATTACCAACACCGTTTGAAAAATCTCCTTTTACGAGAGAAATGATTGGCTTAGAACCAAATGCAATCGTAACTGTAGGTGATATTACAATTGAAGTAGTTCCAGTGGATCATGATGCATATGGTGCAAGTGCCTTATTAATTAGAACTCCAGATCATTTTATTACGTATACTGGAGATCTACGATTACATGGCTATATTCCAGAAGCAACTGTAGAGTTTTGTAACAAAGCAAAACATACTCAGATGCTAATGATGGAAGGGGTAACGATTAGTTTCCCTGAAAGACCAGTTGATCCAACTGAAATTAAACCATCCAATGAATTAGAAGTCATTGAAAAAGTGGTTCAATTTCAACAAGAAAATCCAAATCGTCCGATAGCTTTTAATGGGTATCCAGCGAATGTGGAACGCTTCGCAAAAATTGTAGAACAATCTCCACGAACAGTAGTATTAGAGGCTCATATGGCAGCATTATTACAAGAAGTATTTGGAATTCATGCTCATTTTTATTATTCAAATGGAGCAAAACGTATTCCAAAATTAAATCATGATTTAGAAGTTTCTTATCAAACACTAATTGAAGATCAAGAGGAGTATTTCTGGCAAGTAGTCGATAATTTTGATAAACTACAAGAAGGAACACTATACCTTCACTGTGATGCTCAACCATTAGGTGACTTTGATCCAAATTATCAAGTGTTTCTCGATTTATTAGCGAAACATCACATCGAATTTGTGAAGATCGCTTGTTCAGGTCATGCAAAACCTGCGGATTTAGACCGTATTATTGCGATGATCGAACCCAAACTTTTGGTTCCTATCCATACTTTGAAACCAGAATTATTGGTGAATCCGTATGGTGAAAGAATATTGCCACATCGTGGCGAAAAAATTGTGTTGTAA
- a CDS encoding ABC transporter ATP-binding protein, whose product MIDVIDLNKVFDNGFEALKSVNFSIEQGDLVCLLGPSGCGKSTILNMIAGLLQPTGGDIQFKKSSVINTEPKDRNIGFVFQNYALYPHMTVLENIMFPLTVGQNKVSKEEAKAIAEEYMQLTNIEELAAKKPGTLSGGQQQRVAITRALVQKPEVLLLDEPLSNLDARLRLKIREEIRRLVKEVGITTIFVTHDQEEALSISDKIILLNEGVIQQHDDPQNLYLEPNNLFVAKFIGNPIINISEVDVKDGVIHHPAFTMQASELVASRFRKELEQGHYYLGLRPEDLFPSENGLFTVTITSVELIGRERILHFTLGEQDIKSIVSVEHKIEEGDTLSFDLLRHKLFLFNQNGERVY is encoded by the coding sequence ATGATTGATGTTATCGATTTAAATAAAGTATTCGATAATGGCTTTGAAGCATTAAAGTCTGTTAATTTTTCAATTGAACAAGGGGATTTAGTATGCTTATTAGGGCCTAGTGGTTGCGGAAAATCAACTATTTTAAATATGATTGCAGGGTTATTACAACCAACTGGTGGAGATATCCAATTTAAAAAATCTTCTGTGATTAATACAGAACCAAAAGATAGAAATATTGGATTTGTGTTCCAAAACTACGCATTATATCCTCATATGACAGTGTTAGAGAACATTATGTTCCCATTAACTGTAGGGCAAAATAAAGTTTCAAAAGAAGAAGCTAAAGCAATTGCAGAAGAATACATGCAATTAACAAATATTGAAGAACTAGCTGCAAAAAAACCTGGAACTTTATCTGGAGGACAACAACAACGTGTTGCGATTACTCGTGCATTAGTTCAAAAACCAGAAGTATTATTATTAGACGAACCATTAAGTAACTTAGATGCTCGTTTACGTTTAAAAATTCGTGAAGAAATTCGTCGTTTAGTAAAAGAAGTAGGAATTACAACAATTTTCGTAACTCATGACCAAGAAGAAGCTTTATCAATCAGTGATAAAATTATCTTATTAAATGAAGGTGTTATCCAACAACATGATGACCCTCAAAACCTGTATTTAGAACCAAATAATTTATTTGTGGCTAAATTTATCGGAAATCCTATTATTAACATTTCAGAAGTGGATGTAAAAGATGGTGTGATTCATCACCCAGCGTTTACTATGCAAGCAAGTGAATTAGTAGCAAGTCGTTTCCGTAAAGAATTAGAACAGGGACATTATTATTTAGGATTACGTCCTGAAGATTTGTTTCCAAGTGAAAATGGATTGTTCACAGTAACCATTACGTCAGTGGAATTAATTGGACGTGAACGTATTTTACACTTTACATTAGGAGAACAAGATATTAAATCAATCGTTAGTGTGGAACATAAGATTGAAGAAGGAGACACACTTTCATTTGACCTTCTAAGACATAAGTTATTCTTATTCAATCAAAATGGAGAACGTGTATACTAA
- a CDS encoding 2-dehydropantoate 2-reductase produces the protein MKIAIAGAGAMGCRFGYMLTKAGQEVVLIDEWPAHIEAIRTNGLQVVDGNTTDTLQIPIYRPEEVHEEVDVVIAFTKSMKLGEMLEKIKAIIHEDTKVVCLLNGLGHEYTMEKYVPRKNIIMGVTIWTAGINAPGVARLGGTGTVEIQAVEEASGRAIAEELVAVMNQGGLNASYSEDVLFSIWRKACVNGTMNATCAILDANIGEVFDTTTAEAVVEQIIHEFVEVAHHEGVKIDAAEMKNYVYTASNKVRAHYPSMHQDLMQNHRFTEIDYLNGFVAKRGLEYGIPTPYCAMITQLIHAKEQILKVQ, from the coding sequence ATGAAAATTGCAATTGCAGGTGCTGGAGCAATGGGATGTCGCTTTGGTTATATGTTAACAAAAGCAGGACAAGAAGTTGTTTTAATCGATGAATGGCCAGCGCATATTGAAGCAATTCGTACAAATGGATTACAAGTAGTAGATGGAAATACAACAGATACATTACAAATCCCAATCTACAGACCTGAAGAAGTTCATGAAGAAGTAGATGTGGTTATCGCATTTACAAAATCAATGAAATTAGGAGAAATGCTTGAAAAAATCAAAGCAATTATTCATGAAGATACAAAAGTAGTATGTTTATTAAATGGTTTAGGTCATGAATATACAATGGAAAAATATGTTCCACGTAAAAACATTATTATGGGTGTAACGATTTGGACAGCAGGAATTAATGCGCCAGGTGTGGCTCGTTTAGGTGGAACAGGTACTGTTGAAATTCAAGCAGTAGAAGAAGCGAGCGGTCGTGCGATTGCAGAAGAATTAGTCGCTGTTATGAATCAAGGGGGATTAAATGCTAGTTATAGTGAAGATGTTTTATTCTCAATTTGGAGAAAAGCATGTGTAAATGGAACAATGAATGCAACATGTGCGATTTTAGATGCGAATATTGGAGAAGTATTTGATACAACTACAGCAGAAGCAGTTGTTGAGCAAATTATTCATGAGTTTGTGGAAGTGGCACATCATGAAGGTGTGAAAATTGACGCAGCTGAAATGAAAAACTATGTTTATACTGCGTCAAACAAAGTTCGTGCACACTATCCATCAATGCACCAAGATTTAATGCAAAATCATCGCTTTACTGAGATTGATTACTTAAATGGATTTGTTGCGAAACGCGGACTAGAGTATGGAATTCCAACTCCATATTGTGCTATGATTACACAATTAATTCATGCAAAAGAACAAATTTTAAAAGTACAATAA
- a CDS encoding ABC transporter ATP-binding protein has protein sequence MTLLDVKQVQKIYHTRFGAMQIEVLKDITFSVEKGEYVAIMGESGSGKTTLLNILATLDRPTKGQVLLNQLDIQNIPDKTLAAFRRDHLGFVFQDFNLLETLSVKDNMLLPLVLAKKTVQEMEQKVKSVATLLGIEKLLEKYPYELSGGQQQRVAIGRAMMANPSILLADEPTGALDSKSSSNILDVFDTLNEKGQTILMVTHSTLAASRAKRVLFIKDGILYHQLFKGERTDEEMFEAISDTLTVMANRGETHV, from the coding sequence ATGACATTATTAGATGTAAAACAAGTACAAAAAATTTACCATACAAGATTTGGAGCGATGCAAATAGAGGTGTTAAAAGATATTACTTTTAGTGTTGAAAAAGGAGAATATGTTGCCATTATGGGGGAATCTGGTTCTGGTAAAACAACGCTGTTAAATATTTTAGCCACATTAGATCGTCCTACAAAAGGACAAGTATTATTGAATCAATTAGATATTCAAAATATACCAGACAAAACATTAGCAGCCTTTCGTCGTGATCATTTAGGATTTGTATTCCAAGATTTTAATTTATTAGAAACATTGTCTGTTAAAGATAATATGTTACTCCCATTAGTCCTAGCAAAGAAAACTGTTCAAGAAATGGAGCAAAAAGTAAAATCTGTTGCTACATTATTAGGAATTGAAAAATTATTAGAAAAATATCCTTATGAATTATCAGGTGGACAACAACAACGTGTAGCGATTGGACGTGCAATGATGGCTAATCCAAGTATATTACTAGCAGATGAACCAACTGGAGCATTAGATTCAAAATCTTCTAGCAATATTTTAGATGTTTTTGATACCTTAAATGAAAAGGGACAAACCATTTTAATGGTAACTCATAGTACATTAGCTGCTAGTCGAGCGAAACGAGTGTTATTTATTAAAGATGGTATTTTGTATCATCAATTATTTAAAGGTGAGCGTACAGATGAAGAAATGTTTGAAGCAATTTCGGATACGTTAACAGTAATGGCTAATCGAGGTGAGACTCATGTTTAA
- a CDS encoding carbohydrate ABC transporter permease has protein sequence MKKYNPENQPKAWLFLLPSLGVILLFNIYPLIRSFWMSFQKGSLLKLQFTGLSNYQKVLADPVFHRALMNTALYAFVVVPVALCISVVVAWIIFEKVKHKSVFETIFFMPYVTSTIAIGIVFRYFFNGSYGLINFLLGLVGIPAVNWLDNVNMSMPTLIIFGIWTGLAFNIIILLAGLRNIDPEHFKIAKMFGATEKEIFWRITFPQLVPTIAFLSTVNLIGAFKVYTQVYALFGGTPGVANSATTAVYYIYDKFHVAGRPGIAMAATVILFVIILIATFFQNKFLRRAEG, from the coding sequence ATGAAAAAATATAATCCTGAGAATCAACCAAAGGCGTGGTTATTCCTTCTTCCGTCATTAGGTGTGATTTTACTATTTAATATTTACCCATTAATTCGTTCATTTTGGATGAGTTTTCAAAAAGGTTCATTGTTAAAACTTCAATTTACAGGTTTATCAAACTATCAAAAAGTTTTAGCAGATCCAGTGTTTCATAGAGCATTAATGAATACAGCTTTATATGCATTTGTAGTAGTTCCAGTTGCACTATGTATTTCAGTTGTGGTTGCTTGGATTATCTTTGAAAAGGTAAAACATAAGAGTGTGTTTGAAACAATTTTCTTCATGCCATATGTTACAAGTACAATCGCAATTGGGATTGTCTTCCGTTATTTCTTTAATGGAAGTTATGGATTAATTAACTTCTTACTAGGTTTAGTAGGAATTCCTGCAGTGAATTGGTTAGATAATGTTAATATGAGTATGCCAACTTTAATTATTTTTGGTATTTGGACAGGACTTGCATTTAATATCATCATTTTATTAGCAGGTTTGAGAAATATTGACCCAGAACACTTTAAAATTGCAAAAATGTTTGGTGCTACAGAAAAAGAAATTTTCTGGAGAATTACATTCCCTCAATTAGTTCCAACAATTGCGTTCTTATCTACGGTGAACTTAATTGGTGCTTTCAAAGTTTATACGCAAGTATATGCGTTATTTGGAGGAACACCAGGGGTTGCCAATAGTGCTACAACTGCCGTGTACTATATTTATGACAAGTTCCATGTGGCTGGACGTCCAGGAATTGCGATGGCAGCAACTGTAATCTTATTTGTGATTATTCTAATTGCTACTTTCTTCCAAAATAAATTCTTGAGAAGAGCGGAGGGTTAA
- a CDS encoding transposase: MMVILEKKLQEELPDFGKEEAIDGKRIQSYANKVSTKEPDGRRETQADTTAKIYYSNNETKTTKYFCFRVHLLADVNDELPLAFKVTPASKGEREVAEEIVLKNTKAVMADKGYDRVEFREFIEEQGMIAIISPRHMWKDEESRQYKDTSLYYNQDGEVFYRTEDYQFIPLVYKGYDQSTDSLRYGFHPKYKNNRIFRINRSEDIRIFPKVSQQSHKFERLYNKRSAIERINGRLDRDFMFENHTIRGLEKVTLYVSMACLCTLGFAYLKVKKQETEHLSSWVA; encoded by the coding sequence ATGATGGTCATTTTAGAAAAGAAATTACAAGAAGAATTACCGGACTTTGGAAAAGAAGAAGCCATTGATGGGAAAAGGATTCAAAGTTATGCCAATAAGGTATCTACTAAAGAACCAGACGGCAGAAGAGAAACGCAAGCAGATACGACAGCTAAAATTTATTATTCAAATAACGAAACTAAAACTACTAAGTATTTTTGTTTCCGAGTCCATTTATTAGCAGATGTAAATGATGAACTACCGTTGGCTTTTAAAGTGACTCCAGCAAGTAAAGGAGAACGGGAAGTCGCTGAAGAAATTGTATTAAAGAATACAAAAGCAGTGATGGCAGATAAAGGATATGATCGTGTTGAATTTAGGGAATTCATCGAAGAACAAGGGATGATTGCGATTATCTCTCCAAGACACATGTGGAAAGACGAAGAAAGTCGTCAATATAAAGATACATCACTCTATTATAATCAAGATGGGGAAGTATTTTATCGCACAGAAGATTATCAATTCATACCATTAGTGTACAAAGGTTATGATCAATCAACAGATTCATTGCGTTACGGATTTCATCCAAAATATAAGAATAACCGTATTTTTAGAATAAATCGTTCAGAAGATATTCGCATCTTCCCTAAAGTATCACAACAATCACATAAATTTGAGAGACTTTACAATAAGAGAAGTGCCATTGAGAGGATTAATGGTCGCTTAGACAGAGATTTTATGTTTGAAAATCATACGATAAGAGGATTAGAAAAAGTAACTTTATATGTCTCAATGGCTTGTTTATGTACATTAGGATTTGCTTATTTAAAAGTGAAAAAACAAGAAACAGAACATTTGAGCAGTTGGGTTGCATAA